In Brachypodium distachyon strain Bd21 chromosome 2, Brachypodium_distachyon_v3.0, whole genome shotgun sequence, one genomic interval encodes:
- the LOC100839898 gene encoding uncharacterized protein LOC100839898 has translation MATFDPWPVFFRREWKRNWPFLAGFAVTGFLITKMTAGFTEEDLKNSKFVQEHKRRA, from the coding sequence ATGGCGACGTTCGACCCGTGGCCGGTCTTCTTCCGTAGGGAGTGGAAGCGCAACTGGCCCTTCCTCGCGGGCTTCGCCGTCACCGGCTTCCTCATCACCAAGATGACCGCCGGCTTCACCGAGGAGGACCTCAAGAACTCCAAGTTCGTCCAGGAGCACAAGCGCCGAGCCTGA